One window of Nicotiana tomentosiformis chromosome 11, ASM39032v3, whole genome shotgun sequence genomic DNA carries:
- the LOC104116388 gene encoding receptor-like protein Cf-9 homolog, producing MQHNSLSGNLQITFRVGSGLKSFNLHGNKVEEKIPKSLTNCKELEVLDLGNNHLNDTFPIWSGTLPKLQVLSLRSNKLHGPIIASRTKNLFPHLQILDLSCNAFTTELPTSLFHHLKAMMRIDQTMEPLSDDRYYEDSVIVVTKGLELEVVRILYLYTTMDLSNNKFEGHIPTILGDLISLQMLNLSHNGLQGGIPPSLGNISLVETLDLKYNQLSGEIPKQLASFTSLVFLNLSHNHLQGCIPQGPQFDTFENNSYEGNDGLRGFPISEGCGSSKIPKTNNTTRVLDEKSTSEFLNDFWKAALMGYGSGLIIGLSIAYIMLSVRNPNWLSWIVEELEHKITMRRRKKQRGQRHYRRRRRRNNGV from the coding sequence ATGCAACACAATAGTCTTTCTGGGAATCTCCAAATAACTTTTAGAGTTGGAAGTGGACTTAAAAGCTTCAACTTGCATGGCAATAAGGTAGAGGAAAAAATCCCAAAATCCTTAACCAATTGCAAAGAGTTGGAAGTTCTTGATTTAGGAAACAATCACCTAAATGATACATTCCCTATATGGTCGGGGACTCTTCCAAAGCTACAAGTTTTAAGCTTGAGATCCAATAAATTGCATGGACCCATCATAGCTTCAAGGACTAAAAACTTGTTTCCTCATCTTCAAATATTGGATCTCTCTTGCAATGCATTTACAACAGAGCTGCCAACAAGTCTCTTTCATCATTTGAAAGCCATGATGAGAATTGATCAAACAATGGAGCCACTAAGTGATGATAGATATTATGAAGACTCGGTAATTGTGGTAACAAAGGGACTGGAGCTTGAAGTTGTGAGAATCTTGTATTTGTACACCACTATGGATCTTTCAAACAACAAATTTGAAGGACATATTCCTACTATTTTGGGAGATCTCATTTCGCTCCAGATGTTGAATTTATCTCATAATGGATTGCAAGGTGGTATACCGCCATCACTTGGAAATATATCTCTAGTGGAAACATTGGACCTTAAATATAACCAGCTTTCGGGAGAGATACCGAAACAACTTGCTTCTTTTACGTCTCTTGTATTCTTAAATCTCTCCCACAATCATCTCCAAGGATGCATTCCTCAAGGACCTCAATTCGATACATTTGAAAATAACTCATACGAAGGTAATGATGGATTGCGTGGTTTCCCAATTTCGGAAGGTTGTGGAAGTAGCAAGATTCCTAAAACAAACAACACAACACGCGTTTTGGATGAAAAAAGCACTTCTGAATTTCTCAATGATTTTTGGAAAGCTGCTCTTATGGGATATGGAAGTGGACTAATTATTGGATTATCCATTGCATATATCATGCTTTCGGTTCGAAATCCCAATTGGCTTTCTTGGATTGTTGAAGAACTAGAACACAAAATCACCATGAGAAGGCGAAAGAAGCAGCGAGGCCAAAGGCAttacagaagaagaagaagaagaaataatgGTGTCTAG